A DNA window from Centropristis striata isolate RG_2023a ecotype Rhode Island chromosome 10, C.striata_1.0, whole genome shotgun sequence contains the following coding sequences:
- the si:ch211-214p13.9 gene encoding cell surface glycoprotein CD200 receptor 1-A isoform X1, with translation MWDMKWIYVAIMLLLPEAWSYDTGTNQSTSVNATSTPPPKVFVHKHLAFNLGNQVNLTCSSKPWNETMFVIWTLKLKNKNCKINFNNDGQNNNSCNDGKELRNTSSAQSYLHIPNFSNDDEGDYKCESVFTGGNDNYCFHLVVTVAPRTSAWLVTKDNKQVAVCKAEKGKPAANISWSHPGNSTFSSSEQDGFFTVESHLEIGKGMDTENLSCVITHPYWKEEYIVKLQHKKGYVFWLSILIAVAIVFLVGSSFFALKKLKQLRRCPPPEISLSKSPPIEDVEEVEPYASYVQRVNSIYNSSADLFT, from the exons GAACTAATCAGAGCACCTCTGTGAACGCTACCAGCACCCCTCCTCCTAAAGTCTTTG tgcacaaACATTTAGCTTTCAACCTGGGGAATCAAGTTAACCTGACATGCAGCAGTAAGCCTTGGAACGAGACTATGTTTGTTATCTGgactttaaagttaaaaaacaaaaactgtaaaattaactttAACAACGACGGCCAAAACAACAACTCCTGCAACGACGGCAAGGAACTCCGAAACACGTCCAGCGCTCAGTCATACCTGCACATCCCAAACTTCTCAAATGATGATGAGGGGGACTACAAGTGTGAGTCAGTTTTCACTGGAGGAAACGACAATTATTGTTTCCACTTGGTTGTCACAG TTGCTCCGCGTACATCAGCATGGCTGGTGACTAAGGACAACAAGCAAGTGGCAGTGtgcaaagctgaaaaaggaaaACCTGCTGCCAACATCAGCTGGAGTCATCCGGGAAACTCAACGTTTTCTTCATCTGAACAGGATGGATTTTTTACAGTAGAAAGTCACCTGGAGATCGGTAAAGGAATGGATACAGAGAACCTGAGCTGTGTTATCACGCACCCGTACTGGAAAGAGGAATATATTGTGAAACTAcaacataaaaaag GTTATGTTTTTTGGCTGTCCATTCTTATTGCTGTGGCAATTGTGTTTTTGGTAGGATCTTCATTTTTTGCACTAAAGAAACTAAAACAACTGAG GCGATGCCCGCCTCCAGAAATATCACTATCCAAATCTCCACCG ATAGAAGATGTGGAGGAAGTGGAGCCCTACGCCAGCTACGTTCAACGTGTGAACTCTATCTATAACTCATCTGCAGATTTGTTCACATAA
- the si:ch211-214p13.9 gene encoding cell surface glycoprotein CD200 receptor 1-A isoform X2: protein MWDMKWIYVAIMLLLPEAWSYDTVHKHLAFNLGNQVNLTCSSKPWNETMFVIWTLKLKNKNCKINFNNDGQNNNSCNDGKELRNTSSAQSYLHIPNFSNDDEGDYKCESVFTGGNDNYCFHLVVTVAPRTSAWLVTKDNKQVAVCKAEKGKPAANISWSHPGNSTFSSSEQDGFFTVESHLEIGKGMDTENLSCVITHPYWKEEYIVKLQHKKGYVFWLSILIAVAIVFLVGSSFFALKKLKQLRRCPPPEISLSKSPPIEDVEEVEPYASYVQRVNSIYNSSADLFT from the exons tgcacaaACATTTAGCTTTCAACCTGGGGAATCAAGTTAACCTGACATGCAGCAGTAAGCCTTGGAACGAGACTATGTTTGTTATCTGgactttaaagttaaaaaacaaaaactgtaaaattaactttAACAACGACGGCCAAAACAACAACTCCTGCAACGACGGCAAGGAACTCCGAAACACGTCCAGCGCTCAGTCATACCTGCACATCCCAAACTTCTCAAATGATGATGAGGGGGACTACAAGTGTGAGTCAGTTTTCACTGGAGGAAACGACAATTATTGTTTCCACTTGGTTGTCACAG TTGCTCCGCGTACATCAGCATGGCTGGTGACTAAGGACAACAAGCAAGTGGCAGTGtgcaaagctgaaaaaggaaaACCTGCTGCCAACATCAGCTGGAGTCATCCGGGAAACTCAACGTTTTCTTCATCTGAACAGGATGGATTTTTTACAGTAGAAAGTCACCTGGAGATCGGTAAAGGAATGGATACAGAGAACCTGAGCTGTGTTATCACGCACCCGTACTGGAAAGAGGAATATATTGTGAAACTAcaacataaaaaag GTTATGTTTTTTGGCTGTCCATTCTTATTGCTGTGGCAATTGTGTTTTTGGTAGGATCTTCATTTTTTGCACTAAAGAAACTAAAACAACTGAG GCGATGCCCGCCTCCAGAAATATCACTATCCAAATCTCCACCG ATAGAAGATGTGGAGGAAGTGGAGCCCTACGCCAGCTACGTTCAACGTGTGAACTCTATCTATAACTCATCTGCAGATTTGTTCACATAA